Proteins encoded together in one Telopea speciosissima isolate NSW1024214 ecotype Mountain lineage chromosome 4, Tspe_v1, whole genome shotgun sequence window:
- the LOC122657989 gene encoding protein FLOWERING LOCUS T-like, with protein MPRDPLLVGGVIGDVLDPFNRKVSLRVTYGSREVRNGCEFKPSVVVNQPRVDIGGDDLRNFHTLIMVDPDAPSPSHPTLKEYLHWLVVDIPATTGASFGQEIICYENPRPTIGIHRCVFVLFQQLGRHTVYAPEWRQNFNTRDFANVYNLGLPVAALYFNCQRENGSGGRRPEMSIP; from the exons ATGCCAAGGGATCCTTTACTAGTTGGTGGTGTGATAGGTGATGTGCTAGATCCTTTTAATAGAAAAGTATCTCTGAGAGTCACCTATGGTTCAAGGGAAGTTAGAAATGGTTGTGAATTTAAACCCTCAGTAGTAGTTAACCAACCTAGGGTTGACATTGGAGGAGATGATCTGAGAAACTTTCATACACTG ATCATGGTAGACCCTGATGCTCCAAGCCCAAGTCACCCAACCCTAAAAGAATATTTGCATtg GTTGGTAGTAGATATTCCTGCAACTACAGGAGCATCTTTTG GGCAAGAGATAATATGCTATGAGAATCCACGGCCAACAATTGGAATTCATCGGTGTGTTTTCGTGTTATTCCAGCAACTTGGAAGACATACTGTCTATGCTCCAGAATGGCGTCAAAACTTCAACACTAGAGACTTTGCCAATGTTTACAATCTCGGCTTGCCGGTTGCTGCCCTTTATTTTAACTGCCAAAGAGAGAATGGTTCCGGCGGACGGAGACCAGAAATGAGCATTCCTTGA